One stretch of Thermococcus sp. 21S9 DNA includes these proteins:
- the hjc gene encoding Holliday junction resolvase Hjc: MRYRRGASAERELIRLLEGAGFAVLRSAGSHRVDLVAGNGRDYLCIEVKSTRSKRLYVSSEDVEKLVSFAERFGGKPLLAVKFINVGWHFYFPDELRKSGKNYRVEVGDAFHTLEELVGKQRTLDGVIGDED; this comes from the coding sequence ATGAGGTACAGGAGAGGTGCCAGCGCCGAACGGGAGCTGATACGACTCCTTGAAGGGGCGGGGTTTGCGGTCCTCCGCTCGGCGGGGAGCCACAGGGTTGACCTCGTCGCGGGCAACGGACGGGACTACCTGTGCATCGAGGTCAAGAGCACCCGCTCGAAGAGGCTTTACGTATCCTCGGAGGACGTTGAGAAGCTCGTCTCGTTCGCGGAGCGCTTCGGCGGGAAGCCCCTCTTGGCTGTCAAGTTCATAAACGTGGGCTGGCACTTCTACTTCCCCGACGAGCTCAGAAAAAGCGGTAAGAACTACCGTGTTGAAGTCGGTGACGCGTTCCATACCCTTGAAGAGCTCGTCGGGAAGCAGAGAACCCTTGATGGGGTGATTGGCGATGAGGATTAA
- a CDS encoding lysyl aminopeptidase, producing the protein MVNLELLKKIVEAPGVSGFEFLGIRDVVVEELKPYVDEIKVDKLGNVIAHKKGSGPKVMIAAHMDKIGVMVNHIDKEGYLHIVPVGGVDPRTLVAQRIRFFTDKGERIGVVGHIPPHLQKPEDRKKPADWDTIVVDVGADSKEEAEEMGFRVGTVGEFAPAFTQLTENRIATPYLDDRVCLYAMIETAKALESHEADIYFVGSVQEEVGLRGARVASYAIDPEIGIAMDVTFAKQVGDKGKIVPRLGGGPVMDAVGPNIHPKVRAFAEEVAKKYDIPLQAEASPRPTGTDANIMQINREGVATAVLSIPIRYMHSQVETADIRDIDLTIKLAKHLLEELRPMDLTP; encoded by the coding sequence ATGGTGAACCTCGAACTGCTGAAGAAAATCGTCGAGGCTCCGGGCGTTTCTGGATTCGAGTTCCTGGGAATCAGGGACGTCGTTGTGGAGGAGCTCAAGCCCTACGTTGACGAGATTAAGGTTGACAAGCTCGGAAACGTCATAGCGCACAAGAAGGGAAGCGGTCCAAAGGTCATGATTGCGGCTCACATGGACAAGATAGGCGTCATGGTCAACCACATAGACAAGGAGGGCTACCTCCACATCGTCCCCGTCGGTGGCGTTGACCCGAGGACGCTTGTTGCCCAGAGGATAAGGTTCTTCACCGATAAGGGCGAGCGCATCGGTGTCGTCGGCCACATTCCGCCCCACCTCCAGAAGCCTGAGGACAGGAAGAAGCCCGCTGACTGGGACACAATCGTCGTTGATGTCGGCGCCGACAGCAAGGAAGAGGCCGAGGAGATGGGCTTCCGCGTTGGAACCGTCGGCGAGTTCGCCCCAGCTTTCACCCAGCTCACCGAGAACAGGATTGCGACTCCGTACCTCGACGACCGCGTTTGCCTCTACGCCATGATAGAGACCGCCAAGGCCCTCGAGAGCCACGAGGCGGACATATACTTCGTTGGAAGCGTCCAGGAGGAGGTCGGCCTCCGCGGTGCCAGGGTTGCGAGCTACGCCATTGACCCGGAGATAGGCATAGCGATGGACGTCACCTTCGCCAAGCAGGTCGGCGACAAGGGCAAGATTGTGCCCAGGCTCGGTGGCGGACCGGTAATGGACGCCGTTGGCCCGAACATCCACCCCAAGGTCCGCGCATTCGCCGAGGAGGTCGCCAAGAAGTACGACATTCCGCTCCAGGCCGAGGCCAGCCCGAGGCCGACCGGAACCGACGCTAACATAATGCAGATTAACCGCGAGGGCGTCGCGACCGCCGTGCTGAGCATACCGATACGCTACATGCACAGCCAGGTCGAGACCGCGGACATAAGGGACATCGACCTTACCATAAAGCTCGCCAAGCACCTCCTCGAGGAGCTCAGGCCGATGGACCTCACTCCGTGA
- a CDS encoding archaemetzincin family Zn-dependent metalloprotease, with translation MIAVVSVGPIERALVEGVVDFVRNYYSRFGISVEFVGEVPAEPFSVAFNAMRNQYLGRVFLPTLSALREELGAVAILGITELDLYEEGLNFVFGLANPSLRSAIVSVHRLRNEFYGLEPDDTLLLERTVKEAMHELGHVFGLKHCPNPRCVMHFSNSLLDTDAKGPLYCPRCEGMLEENLRKLGVLS, from the coding sequence ATGATAGCGGTCGTTTCAGTTGGCCCCATCGAGCGGGCACTCGTTGAGGGGGTCGTTGACTTCGTAAGGAATTACTACTCACGCTTCGGAATTAGTGTCGAGTTCGTTGGAGAGGTTCCGGCCGAGCCCTTCTCGGTTGCCTTCAACGCCATGAGGAACCAGTACCTCGGAAGGGTTTTCCTGCCAACGCTCTCCGCCCTTCGGGAGGAGCTTGGGGCAGTAGCTATTCTCGGCATCACGGAACTCGACCTCTACGAGGAGGGGCTGAACTTTGTATTCGGTCTGGCAAACCCCTCCCTGAGGAGCGCCATCGTCTCGGTTCACAGGCTCAGAAACGAGTTCTACGGTCTTGAGCCCGACGACACGCTCCTTCTTGAGCGGACCGTCAAGGAGGCGATGCACGAGCTCGGCCACGTTTTCGGTCTCAAGCACTGCCCGAATCCGAGGTGCGTCATGCACTTCTCGAATTCCCTCCTCGATACCGACGCCAAGGGGCCCCTCTACTGTCCGAGGTGCGAGGGGATGCTTGAGGAAAACCTTAGGAAACTGGGGGTGTTGTCGTGA
- the cyaB gene encoding class IV adenylate cyclase, whose protein sequence is MIEVEVKGYADDKVFERVRESFRLIRKEYHEDTYYQHPCRDFSKTDEALRIRVRRFNGHFEAFLTYKGPKLDSVSKTREEIEVPIEDPDAHARILEALGFREVLTVEKVREKYYVEKGITLTLDEVEGVGKFVEIEALTDDREKVPELVEKLKEILLELGVTRFERRSYLELLLEKGG, encoded by the coding sequence GTGATTGAGGTTGAAGTCAAGGGCTACGCCGACGATAAGGTCTTTGAGAGGGTTCGAGAAAGCTTCAGGCTCATACGGAAGGAGTACCACGAGGATACCTACTACCAGCATCCGTGCAGGGACTTTTCAAAGACGGACGAGGCCCTGAGGATTCGTGTGAGGCGCTTTAACGGCCACTTTGAGGCTTTCTTGACCTACAAGGGGCCGAAACTCGACTCGGTCTCGAAGACGAGGGAGGAAATCGAAGTCCCAATAGAGGACCCCGATGCCCACGCGAGGATTCTTGAGGCGCTGGGCTTCCGCGAGGTTCTGACCGTCGAGAAGGTTCGCGAGAAGTACTACGTCGAGAAGGGCATCACCCTGACCCTCGACGAGGTTGAAGGCGTCGGGAAGTTCGTGGAGATTGAGGCTCTGACCGACGACAGGGAGAAGGTTCCCGAGCTGGTTGAGAAACTGAAGGAAATTCTCCTTGAGCTCGGCGTTACGCGCTTCGAGAGGCGTTCCTACCTTGAGCTACTGCTCGAGAAGGGGGGCTGA
- a CDS encoding energy-coupling factor ABC transporter ATP-binding protein has product MIELRDVTFRYPRSKNPALRDVDLKIGDGEFVGILGPSGSGKSTLALTLNGIIPNSIRGAFSGEVIVRDPRTGKTFKTTETPVSKLSTLVGLVLQNPESQLFNMTVEDEVAFALENLGLPREEIAERVEWALKVVGLEGLENEFPPNLSGGEKQRLAIASVIAMKPSHLVLDEPTSQLDPKGKREVLRVIEELHRAGTTVVMVEHDSRFLFRKADRLVVLNDGRVVLQGKPCEVAERVDELVELGVRVPHSLLLSRALGLPPALSPQEFPVSAVRKG; this is encoded by the coding sequence ATGATTGAACTCAGGGATGTGACGTTCAGGTACCCACGCTCAAAAAACCCTGCCCTGAGGGATGTGGACTTAAAAATAGGAGACGGCGAATTCGTGGGAATCCTCGGCCCAAGCGGGAGCGGGAAGTCAACGCTCGCACTGACGCTGAACGGAATAATCCCCAACTCGATTAGGGGAGCGTTCTCGGGAGAAGTCATTGTCCGAGACCCGAGAACGGGGAAGACCTTCAAAACGACGGAAACGCCGGTTTCGAAGCTTTCAACGCTCGTTGGTCTCGTCCTCCAGAACCCGGAGAGCCAGCTGTTTAACATGACCGTCGAGGACGAGGTTGCCTTTGCCCTTGAAAACCTCGGCCTTCCAAGGGAGGAGATAGCGGAGAGGGTCGAGTGGGCCCTTAAGGTAGTTGGTCTTGAGGGCCTCGAAAACGAGTTTCCCCCCAACCTCAGCGGAGGAGAGAAGCAGAGGCTGGCCATAGCGTCCGTAATAGCGATGAAACCGAGCCACCTCGTCCTCGATGAGCCGACGTCCCAGCTCGACCCGAAGGGAAAGCGGGAAGTCCTGAGGGTAATAGAAGAGCTACACCGGGCTGGGACAACGGTCGTTATGGTCGAGCACGATTCGCGCTTCCTCTTCAGAAAAGCTGACAGGCTCGTGGTTTTAAACGATGGGAGGGTAGTACTCCAGGGGAAACCTTGTGAAGTGGCGGAACGGGTCGATGAACTCGTCGAGCTGGGCGTTAGGGTTCCACATTCCCTCCTTCTTTCGAGGGCCCTTGGTCTTCCGCCGGCCCTTTCTCCTCAGGAGTTTCCCGTCTCAGCAGTTCGAAAAGGCTGA
- a CDS encoding TrkH family potassium uptake protein, whose amino-acid sequence MLEFRKRINVSTDLFVVKNLIGSILQGVGLAYLFPVLLVWFYPDQIEYVPYFAIPGMACVLFGAWLSRHSSKVEDVNLRQAMIAAAFTWLFASFVSVVPFMKIANMSFVDSYFESMSAWTGTGLTMMSHLSSYPKILLFWRAWMQWLGGIGIVLVALSILIRPGVAAARLYRAEARSERILPNLVNTSKVIFEIYLALTLVGAYLYYINGMNPFDALTHAMTGLGTGGMSTHDQSIGFFHSPAINAVTIFLMIMGAVNFTVHYKLFKSKSLKPFFEDIQVRYMFIFLIPAIAIIAYSLYQVGDPVGQALQGAIFHAVSAISCTGFQITNLSNYPEVAKFIIAILMVIGGGAGSTAGGIKLIRVTLMYESLKWTIESAILPRGAVIKRKVGNYVFSEEDIQEVMSFTMTYLAFLLFGTVYTMLRVKASLANALFEVASAQGNVGLSVGITSPHMPVDLKVLYILLMWIGRLEIFSTLVFIISIAFLLPRVARK is encoded by the coding sequence ATGCTCGAATTCAGAAAGCGCATCAACGTCTCGACGGACCTCTTCGTCGTTAAGAACCTAATAGGCTCAATCCTTCAGGGAGTCGGTCTCGCCTACCTCTTCCCAGTGCTCCTGGTGTGGTTCTATCCCGACCAGATTGAATATGTTCCTTATTTTGCCATTCCAGGAATGGCGTGCGTTCTTTTTGGTGCCTGGCTGAGCAGACACTCAAGCAAGGTTGAGGACGTCAACCTGAGGCAGGCCATGATTGCGGCCGCTTTCACCTGGCTCTTCGCGTCCTTCGTGAGCGTCGTTCCCTTCATGAAGATAGCGAACATGAGCTTCGTGGATTCCTACTTCGAGAGCATGAGCGCATGGACGGGAACGGGACTTACCATGATGAGTCACCTCTCCAGCTACCCAAAGATACTCCTCTTCTGGCGCGCGTGGATGCAGTGGCTCGGTGGAATCGGAATCGTCCTCGTGGCCCTCTCGATTCTGATACGACCGGGCGTCGCGGCGGCGAGGCTCTACAGGGCCGAGGCGAGGAGCGAGAGGATACTTCCCAACCTCGTCAACACCTCAAAGGTCATCTTCGAGATTTACCTTGCCCTCACGCTCGTCGGCGCTTACCTGTACTACATTAACGGGATGAACCCGTTCGACGCCCTCACCCACGCGATGACGGGCCTTGGAACCGGTGGTATGAGCACCCACGACCAGAGCATAGGCTTCTTCCACAGCCCGGCAATCAACGCCGTTACAATCTTCCTCATGATAATGGGCGCCGTCAACTTCACTGTCCACTATAAGCTCTTCAAGAGCAAGTCCCTGAAGCCCTTCTTCGAGGACATCCAGGTCCGCTACATGTTCATATTTTTGATTCCCGCAATCGCGATAATCGCCTACAGCCTCTACCAGGTGGGTGACCCGGTCGGCCAGGCCCTTCAGGGAGCGATATTCCACGCGGTCTCGGCCATCAGCTGTACCGGGTTCCAGATAACGAACCTCTCGAACTACCCGGAGGTCGCGAAGTTCATAATCGCGATTCTTATGGTCATCGGTGGTGGTGCTGGAAGCACTGCCGGTGGAATCAAGCTCATCCGCGTCACCCTGATGTACGAGAGCCTGAAGTGGACCATAGAGAGCGCAATCCTCCCGAGGGGAGCGGTTATAAAGAGGAAGGTCGGCAACTACGTCTTCAGCGAGGAGGACATACAAGAAGTCATGAGCTTCACGATGACGTACCTCGCGTTCCTGCTCTTCGGCACCGTTTACACGATGCTACGCGTCAAGGCCAGCCTCGCGAATGCCCTCTTCGAGGTGGCCTCCGCACAGGGCAACGTCGGGCTGAGCGTTGGCATAACCTCTCCCCACATGCCCGTTGACCTCAAGGTTCTCTACATCCTCCTCATGTGGATTGGCAGACTGGAAATATTCTCGACCCTGGTGTTCATAATCAGCATAGCGTTCCTGCTCCCGAGGGTGGCGAGGAAATGA
- the map gene encoding type II methionyl aminopeptidase, with protein MDEREALIKAGEIARKVKEEVVDLIKPGTKLYDIAEFVERRIVELGGKPAFPCNLSLNEVAAHYTPYKGDDTALKEGDYLKLDLGVHVDGYIADTAVTFRVGMEEDELMESAREALENAIATVRAGVMVRDVAKAIEETIRGKGFNPIVNLSGHKVERYKLHAGVSIPNVYRQADTYVLQEGDVFAIEPFATTGAGQVIEVPPALIFMYVRDRPVRMLQARRLLMHIKREYKTLPFAYRWLQGFMPEGQLKMALAQLDKAGAIYSYPILREVRGGTVAQFEHTVIVEKDGAYITT; from the coding sequence GTGGACGAACGGGAAGCGCTGATTAAAGCCGGCGAGATTGCAAGGAAGGTCAAGGAAGAGGTTGTTGACCTAATCAAACCGGGGACGAAGCTCTACGACATAGCGGAGTTCGTTGAGAGACGCATAGTCGAACTCGGCGGGAAACCAGCTTTTCCCTGCAACCTCTCGCTCAACGAGGTGGCGGCGCACTACACCCCCTACAAGGGCGATGATACCGCCCTTAAGGAAGGTGACTACCTCAAGCTCGACCTCGGCGTTCACGTTGATGGCTACATAGCGGACACCGCGGTGACGTTCCGCGTCGGGATGGAGGAAGACGAGCTCATGGAATCGGCGAGGGAAGCCCTTGAGAACGCCATAGCGACCGTCAGGGCGGGGGTAATGGTCAGGGACGTTGCGAAGGCCATTGAGGAGACGATACGCGGTAAGGGTTTCAATCCGATAGTTAACCTCAGCGGTCACAAGGTCGAGCGCTACAAGCTCCACGCCGGGGTTAGCATTCCGAACGTTTACAGGCAGGCGGACACGTACGTTCTCCAGGAGGGGGACGTCTTCGCGATAGAGCCCTTCGCGACCACCGGCGCGGGGCAGGTGATAGAGGTCCCGCCGGCGCTGATTTTCATGTACGTCCGCGACAGACCGGTCAGGATGCTCCAGGCGAGAAGGTTGCTCATGCACATCAAGCGCGAGTACAAAACGCTTCCCTTCGCGTACCGCTGGCTCCAGGGCTTTATGCCGGAGGGACAGCTCAAGATGGCACTCGCACAGCTTGACAAGGCCGGTGCGATATACAGCTACCCGATACTGCGCGAGGTCAGGGGTGGCACGGTGGCCCAGTTCGAGCACACGGTCATCGTCGAAAAGGACGGGGCCTACATAACGACGTGA
- a CDS encoding CBS domain-containing protein: MVGIQVQEVMTDRFQKIDIDAPLSEAIGIFEKEDPDLILVFDGNLYKGVLTQDLIIRSHLKWDPTKAKVRDVYKPAPVIEPDEDLSKAAKLMMEVDLRSLPVGESKAEIIGVINDIAVLERVAETDFGKKKVEEFMTKDVITLKPEDTVAKALATMRDHAISRIPIVDEEGRLEGLVTLHDLIVRFIKPRFRAKAGELAGEKIPPFSMPLRDVMIRGVITILPDAKVREAVATMKDNDIDGLVVVNENNKVVGVLTVKDLLLPISKMTEKEARFYLQLGGDASILSDFTRERIIEDIKRFVDGYEDLLGQEGIIYLYIRRFPEKFRGVHLYQARMRVVTDRGVFVATGETWGAIQAVHDALRAIERQLLQKAELEKDTRYAKRFLEKLGLS; this comes from the coding sequence ATGGTCGGAATTCAGGTGCAGGAGGTAATGACGGACAGGTTCCAGAAGATAGACATCGACGCCCCCCTTTCTGAGGCGATAGGAATCTTCGAAAAGGAAGACCCCGACCTCATTCTGGTGTTTGATGGAAACCTGTACAAAGGCGTTCTGACCCAGGACTTGATTATCCGCTCCCACCTCAAGTGGGACCCAACCAAAGCTAAGGTTAGGGACGTTTACAAGCCCGCTCCCGTCATAGAGCCCGATGAGGATTTGAGCAAAGCGGCAAAGCTCATGATGGAGGTTGACCTCCGCTCCCTCCCCGTTGGGGAGAGCAAGGCTGAAATCATCGGTGTTATAAACGATATAGCCGTTCTTGAGAGGGTAGCTGAGACCGACTTCGGTAAGAAGAAGGTTGAGGAGTTCATGACCAAGGACGTCATAACCCTCAAACCCGAGGACACCGTGGCCAAGGCCCTTGCGACGATGCGCGACCACGCGATATCGAGGATTCCGATAGTTGACGAGGAGGGAAGGCTTGAGGGTCTCGTCACGCTCCACGACCTAATCGTCAGATTCATCAAGCCCCGCTTCAGGGCCAAGGCCGGTGAGCTTGCCGGCGAGAAGATACCGCCCTTCAGCATGCCCCTCCGCGACGTGATGATTAGAGGAGTCATCACGATTCTCCCAGACGCGAAGGTCAGGGAAGCGGTCGCCACGATGAAGGACAACGACATAGATGGCCTTGTCGTCGTCAACGAGAACAATAAGGTCGTCGGAGTCCTCACCGTCAAAGACCTGCTCCTGCCCATCTCGAAGATGACGGAGAAGGAGGCGAGGTTCTACCTCCAGCTCGGCGGAGATGCCTCGATACTCAGCGACTTCACGAGGGAGAGAATCATAGAGGACATCAAGCGCTTCGTTGACGGCTACGAGGATTTACTCGGCCAGGAGGGCATAATCTACCTCTACATCAGGCGCTTCCCCGAGAAGTTTAGGGGAGTCCACCTCTACCAGGCCAGGATGAGGGTCGTCACAGACAGGGGCGTGTTCGTTGCCACCGGTGAAACCTGGGGAGCGATACAGGCGGTTCACGACGCTTTGAGGGCCATCGAGAGACAGCTCCTCCAGAAGGCGGAATTGGAAAAGGACACCCGCTACGCCAAGAGGTTCCTCGAGAAGCTCGGCCTCAGCTGA
- a CDS encoding DUF835 domain-containing protein, producing MSIPGSYLIPYLNFISRWVLFIAVAYKAYQTRDKGWVLISTAFFIDALGIEDYILNPLGVHINQQAYVIAAKIPNFFFGILLIWGAFHLRYGKTDFRHTVYISVLAVASYIWLFLLATDVFKSPTQESILPSLVLGGSLVYLGWVLDHYVISRGTPEAMFPWGLILLGVLNLTYPVTRFIDWFAPIGFFLGGIFRLMAAIGAVKFVFYPVTPVSTEGEIPPKRGVFLFRSREEAFRKLGKLWSMPGTVVLTREDLRTLKSSLNPETLVFWVTRAKEGKLEERPQVYAISPTKIEILTDLIARALAQGYRTIYVEAFEYLMLENGFENAVKFLLNLKDRVVSEGGTLVLVINLEVLNEKQRRIIEREFEELS from the coding sequence ATGAGCATTCCAGGGAGCTACCTAATCCCCTACCTCAACTTTATCTCAAGGTGGGTACTCTTCATAGCAGTTGCATATAAGGCATACCAGACGAGGGACAAGGGGTGGGTTTTGATTAGCACTGCGTTTTTCATAGACGCCCTTGGGATAGAGGACTACATACTTAATCCCCTTGGGGTTCACATAAACCAGCAGGCGTACGTCATAGCCGCGAAGATTCCCAACTTCTTCTTTGGAATCCTGCTAATCTGGGGGGCGTTTCACCTCAGGTATGGAAAAACGGACTTCAGACACACAGTTTACATATCAGTTCTGGCCGTTGCCTCGTACATCTGGCTCTTCCTTCTTGCCACCGATGTGTTCAAGAGCCCGACGCAGGAGTCAATCCTTCCTTCCCTCGTTCTTGGAGGTTCACTCGTGTACCTTGGCTGGGTTTTGGACCACTACGTAATCTCACGTGGAACCCCAGAGGCGATGTTCCCCTGGGGCCTCATCCTGCTCGGTGTGCTCAACTTGACGTATCCGGTCACGAGGTTCATAGACTGGTTCGCTCCCATCGGGTTCTTCCTCGGAGGAATATTCCGTCTGATGGCCGCGATTGGTGCGGTGAAGTTCGTGTTCTATCCTGTGACTCCGGTTAGTACAGAAGGTGAAATCCCACCCAAGAGGGGTGTTTTCCTCTTCCGTTCCAGGGAAGAGGCTTTCAGGAAGCTTGGCAAGCTCTGGTCCATGCCGGGAACAGTAGTCCTCACGAGAGAGGACCTTAGAACGCTCAAGAGTTCCCTCAACCCCGAAACCCTTGTGTTCTGGGTTACGCGAGCGAAGGAGGGCAAGCTAGAGGAGAGGCCACAGGTTTACGCCATAAGCCCGACGAAAATTGAAATCCTCACCGATTTGATAGCCCGTGCGCTGGCCCAGGGTTACAGAACGATATACGTCGAGGCCTTCGAGTACCTAATGCTTGAGAACGGCTTCGAGAACGCGGTTAAGTTCCTGCTGAACCTCAAGGACAGGGTCGTTTCGGAAGGTGGAACGCTCGTTCTCGTGATAAACCTGGAAGTCCTCAACGAGAAGCAGAGAAGGATAATAGAGAGAGAGTTCGAGGAGCTCAGCTGA
- the glmU gene encoding bifunctional sugar-1-phosphate nucleotidylyltransferase/acetyltransferase: MKGVILAAGKGERLRPLTDDRPKVVLKVANRPIIEYVLENLYPFVDEFVIVVRYRSEWIKKTLGDEFGGKPITYVEQLPGEGTAKAIESARESVEDEFIVANGDIYFEEEAVRELVSAFRREKADVAIVVKHFEDLSHFGKVEVEGSRVTRIAEKPGKIPGYANLGIYAFRSSVFEFIEKTGLSERGEYEITDTINLMIEAGLKVVAVPYDGYWNDVGRPWNLLELNEYLLKNKLRHEIRGTVEEGAVIVPPVEIGEGTVVRSGAYIIGPVKIGRNSRIGPNCFIRPYTSIGDNCHIGNAVEVKNSIIMDNSNAPHLNYVGDSIIGENTNLGAGTITANLRHDRGNVKVEIKGRLEDSGRHKLGAIIGHSVKVGINVSIYPGRKIGSNSFIGPGVIVDRNVPPNSLVVVRQEKLVMEK, from the coding sequence GTGAAGGGTGTAATCCTGGCAGCTGGAAAGGGTGAAAGGCTTCGCCCCCTCACGGACGACAGGCCGAAAGTTGTTCTCAAGGTCGCCAACCGGCCGATAATCGAGTACGTCCTCGAGAACCTGTACCCGTTCGTTGACGAGTTTGTGATTGTGGTTAGATACAGGAGCGAGTGGATAAAGAAAACCCTTGGAGACGAGTTCGGGGGCAAACCGATAACCTACGTGGAGCAGTTGCCCGGAGAGGGAACGGCGAAGGCCATAGAGAGCGCCCGGGAGAGCGTGGAGGACGAGTTCATAGTGGCCAACGGTGACATCTACTTCGAGGAGGAAGCGGTGAGGGAGCTCGTCTCGGCCTTCAGGAGGGAGAAAGCGGACGTCGCCATCGTCGTCAAGCACTTCGAAGATTTGAGCCACTTCGGCAAGGTCGAGGTTGAAGGCTCAAGGGTAACGCGCATAGCAGAAAAGCCGGGCAAAATACCGGGTTACGCCAACCTCGGCATCTACGCCTTCCGTTCGAGCGTCTTCGAATTCATAGAGAAAACTGGCCTGAGTGAGCGCGGGGAGTACGAAATAACCGACACGATTAACCTCATGATTGAAGCCGGGCTTAAGGTTGTGGCGGTTCCCTACGACGGCTACTGGAACGACGTTGGAAGGCCGTGGAATTTACTTGAGCTCAACGAGTACCTGCTCAAGAACAAGCTCAGGCACGAGATTAGGGGAACGGTCGAGGAAGGGGCGGTGATAGTTCCTCCCGTTGAAATCGGCGAGGGGACGGTGGTCCGGAGCGGGGCCTACATAATCGGCCCCGTGAAGATTGGCAGAAACTCCCGGATAGGGCCGAACTGCTTCATAAGGCCGTACACAAGCATAGGCGACAACTGCCACATCGGCAACGCGGTTGAGGTTAAGAACTCCATCATAATGGACAACAGCAACGCGCCTCACCTCAACTACGTCGGCGACTCAATAATCGGCGAGAACACGAACCTTGGAGCAGGGACGATAACGGCAAACCTGAGGCACGACAGGGGCAATGTGAAGGTCGAAATCAAGGGAAGGCTTGAGGACAGTGGCAGGCACAAGCTCGGAGCAATCATCGGACACAGCGTAAAGGTTGGTATCAACGTCAGCATCTATCCTGGCAGGAAGATAGGGAGTAATTCTTTTATAGGGCCAGGTGTTATCGTTGACCGCAACGTCCCACCCAACAGCCTCGTGGTAGTGAGGCAGGAGAAGCTGGTGATGGAGAAATGA
- a CDS encoding undecaprenyl-diphosphate phosphatase: protein MGTPIEALISGLIVALTSWLPLSPEGNTVSSLVGGYSSFLVPAYLGVTFAVLFRFRERFSTLLLKAMRGVYEAELKYLFFATLFTVLIGLPISRFSCRISAEVSAVINTLVGVTIVLLATLNPARNPLKELDKKLPEQPSILDSLSGGILQGFALLGPLTRTGTVTLGLLLPGHSAKKALQWGFMVAPAYLILRLVQLGSWQSSDPAWVPFTAFASAFFGSLLLMPLLERMAEKNGRYFLILFGMVAIVVYALEVIM, encoded by the coding sequence ATGGGTACGCCGATAGAAGCGTTAATCTCGGGGCTCATCGTTGCGCTGACGTCGTGGCTTCCCCTCAGCCCCGAGGGAAACACGGTTTCCTCCCTGGTTGGAGGCTATTCATCATTCCTCGTTCCTGCTTACCTTGGCGTAACCTTTGCCGTCCTGTTTCGCTTTAGAGAGAGGTTTTCAACCCTCCTCCTCAAGGCGATGAGGGGGGTTTACGAGGCCGAGCTCAAGTATCTCTTCTTCGCGACCCTGTTCACAGTCCTCATCGGGCTTCCCATCTCAAGGTTTTCCTGCAGGATTTCGGCCGAGGTCTCCGCGGTAATCAACACCCTTGTTGGAGTGACAATAGTTCTCCTCGCGACACTCAATCCGGCGAGGAATCCGCTCAAGGAACTCGACAAGAAGCTTCCTGAACAGCCAAGCATACTCGATTCCCTATCGGGGGGAATCCTTCAGGGGTTTGCTTTGCTCGGTCCCCTCACAAGAACGGGCACAGTCACCCTCGGGCTCCTCCTGCCTGGCCACAGCGCCAAGAAAGCCCTCCAGTGGGGTTTTATGGTGGCGCCCGCTTACCTAATCCTTCGTCTCGTCCAGCTCGGGAGCTGGCAGTCGAGCGACCCGGCGTGGGTTCCCTTCACTGCCTTTGCCTCGGCTTTCTTTGGGAGCCTGTTGCTGATGCCCCTCCTTGAGCGCATGGCCGAGAAAAACGGAAGGTACTTCCTAATCCTCTTTGGGATGGTCGCCATCGTTGTCTACGCTCTGGAGGTGATAATGTGA